One Aegilops tauschii subsp. strangulata cultivar AL8/78 chromosome 7, Aet v6.0, whole genome shotgun sequence genomic window carries:
- the LOC141027534 gene encoding uncharacterized protein, with the protein MRRRSTSRVINAFLWLAYLSADSVAVFVLGHLAVRASGPQHELIAFWAPFLLVHLGGQDTITALSAQDNELWMRHLLGLVSQVAVAGYVVSKSSWADRQLLAATMLIFLSGSFKYAGRTYCLYSARPAYIREYSQLSLSRTLWKLKHAAEGVDSKRTSADELFSKLWDSMHGEVPNMDSLFDEDAMEIMSVDAPSNTVESILARDFLPSMLKKFQSTLCLRKPYEHVGRKLLTAILFQYLLTTIALVLFTLAEKGHQVHNRVDVTVSYILLIGAIILDVSSAFLSILSSLRSNPHRYLSRINMIFLHVIDCIQPTWSRKQWSQKIAQYSMVKRHTMEDTGGMSYVWQRIVKHFIAWGVELLDPSLTHTQVTGDLKEFVLSNLVRFGISKEYNFANFRGQLALQKWRQTALYDSIDGVKDFPTSILIWHIATDVSYYSGSSSTTSTDCDGSKKKMSRELSNYIMYLVFKCGIMLTSNSQLVHNKVHGEMEKVLADQWSKMVNHGEEDVMKVFEGTKHEQPTLKVNENHGRAVNTDSATSSDLKKLLERAAEAIYSPVLPHASKVAQELMGIVDEGGRWDLIAAVWLEMLLYIAPRCGGAFYYQHLCTGGEFITHILLLMRSLGPFLPGPDNPAP; encoded by the exons ATGCGGAGGCGCAGCACATCACGCGTCATCAACGCCTTCCTGTGGCTAGCCTACCTTTCGGCTGACTCCGTGGCTGTCTTCGTCCTCGGCCACCTCGCCGTCCGTGCGAGCGGGCCACAACACGAGCTCATTGCCTTCTGGGCGCCGTTCCTGCTCGTCCACCTGGGTGGGCAGGACACCATCACCGCTCTCTCTGCGCAGGACAACGAGCTGTGGATGCGTCATCTCCTGGGCCTCGTCTCCCAGGTGGCGGTGGCCGGCTACGTCGTGTCCAAGTCATCTTGGGCGGACAGACAGCTGCTGGCGGCCACCATGCTCATCTTCCTCTCTGGGAGCTTCAAGTATGCTGGCCGCACATACTGCCTTTACTCAGCTAGGCCAGCATATATCAGGGAGTACTCCCAGCTTAGTTTGTCAAGAACACTATGGAAGCTGAAGCATGCAGCCGAAGGAGTTGATTCAAAGAGAACATCTGCGGATGAGTTATTCAGTAAGCTCTGGGATTCTATGCATGGTGAGGTTCCCAACATGGATTCATTGTTCGATGAAGATGCCATGGAAATCATGTCGGTGGATGCTCCTTCAAATACGGTGGAGAGTATTTTAGCTCGAGATTTTCTGCCAAGTATGCTGAAGAAGTTTCAATCAACTTTGTGCCTTCGGAAGCCATATGAGCATGTTGGCAGAAAATTG CTGACAGCTATCCTGTTCCAGTATCTTCTAACCACGATAGCCCTAGTGCTCTTCACCCTGGCTGAGAAAGGGCACCAAGTTCATAATAGAGTTGATGTCACCGTGTCCTACATACTGCTCATAGGAGCCATAATCCTAGACGTGTCCTCTGCCTTCTTGTCCATTCTTTCCTCTCTGAGATCCAACCCTCATAGATATTTGAGCAGGATTAACATGATATTCTTGCATGTAATCGACTGCATTCAGCCAACATGGAGCAGAAAACAATGGTCCCAGAAGATAGCACAATACAGCATGGTCAAGAGGCACACCATGGAAGATACTGGAGGCATGTCATATGTGTGGCAACGGATTGTCAAGCATTTTATAGCTTGGGGAGTCGAACTATTGGATCCAAGCCTGACGCACACACAGGTCACTGGAGATCTCAAGGAGTTTGTCCTCAGCAATTTGGTACGTTTTGGGATCAGTAAAGAATACAATTTTGCCAATTTTCGTGGCCAGCTAGCGCTTCAAAAGTGGAGGCAGACGGCTCTCTATGATAGCATCGATGGTGTGAAGGATTTCCCCACAAGCATTCTCATTTGGCACATTGCAACTGATGTTTCCTACTACTCAGGAAGCAGTAGCACGACCAGCACAGATTGTGATGGATCGAAGAAGAAAATGTCCAGAGAGCTGTCAAATTATATAATGTACCTCGTCTTCAAGTGTGGCATCATGCTTACCAGCAACTCCCAGCTTGTTCATAACAAAGTTCATGGTGAAATGGAGAAAGTTCTTGCAGATCAATGGTCAAAGATGGTTAATCATGGGGAGGAGGATGTCATGAAGGTGTTTGAAGGCACAAAACATGAACAACCAACCTTGAAAGTGAATGAGAATCATGGACGGGCGGTAAATACAGATAGTGCTACCTCCAGTGATCTGAAGAAACTCCTGGAAAGGGCCGCAGAAGCTATTTATTCTCCAGTACTACCTCATGCATCCAAGGTGGCCCAGGAGCTCATGGGTATCGTTGATGAAGGTGGGCGCTGGGATCTCATCGCCGCGGTGTGGTTGGAGATGCTTTTATACATCGCGCCGCGTTGTGGGGGTGCTTTCTATTACCAGCATCTTTGCACTGGTGGGGAGTTCATCACGCATATCCTCCTCCTCATGCGTTCTCTAGGCCCATTTCTACCAGGACCTGACAATCCAGCTCCTTGA